A part of Gouania willdenowi chromosome 2, fGouWil2.1, whole genome shotgun sequence genomic DNA contains:
- the xirp2a gene encoding xin actin-binding repeat-containing protein 2 isoform X2: MCFSPSFSSVACELHLTFPFPGCCCANVGFHTFLSLTQTQRERCSPPHREAAAGFSTTMEIQSESGGDEARSVTSGSVSCSTQADLVLREDLQAAKRIEKFDIPLDSLKRMFEKPKTEVTLVHTSPVKKRTPENLSQTSSSTDPTMAAPQDDATLPAGGVSKPCPGRPEGIKATLSAEEQEAEPVSVKERLAMYQAAVSKKGSGTSAASAAMMEDAEACSLPGGLASVKRQFENQELTSSSTQSSITQYHYQQRSVQEISSSSEVTAKSSAREVIPTTNISRQEVIHDQRVHQNNVAASYGNHYNEPVMLFGGEDVPKVSTQALKQQYERTIEEAAPAKEMKVDVDLNQFQWAPINESTKTSTMTSYDSCSTVKTATASTMAYEDPDDFPPPPPNLLQENLSQQKAPASQNKSAVNREQYFKHKSMAELKRLYKHIHPELRKNLEEDFLSQLTEEQKAELERKEIKSEVQQACYMFENEGNGSSQCSSPDGEYVEWDEILKGEVQSMRWMFENKPLDTIKDDTPDENENKNIGQQEIIAGKDVQYTAWMFETQPIDALGTETTEVTEESQVQSDLAKGDVRTATWLFETQPLDCLNKIYLEDEQETDVVTAKDITGGDVKTARYLFETKHLDSFGKTETIDETHFLNLKSELEEIKGDVKTTTRMFETQPMCVIRGDSGEMLEITTIRREETEKGDVKTSRWMFETQPLDMISKDPAEVKLICGISMEDNILGGVNKGRWLFETKTLDTIKDEEWESSSRKEVVIGADVKRHCFVFETQPMDTLKDNTNARPLPSEEILGGDVRSTKHLFETVPMENLKELLEVGKLKKLVTSEEEKGDVRHQKWVFESQPLENIREEIKECARTVKIEALDKGDVSNCKERFESMDLSKCDGAQKIQVEGVTSGSVNTNKVLFESTPMYAMQDSSGHYHEVRTVRREEIVKGDVHSCRWMFETRPIDQFDESINKFQIIKGISKQEIESGDVKTAKWLFETQPLDGIKYFSDLEEEESKVKAGIEIEKGDVKTCRWLFETQPMDVLYEKTLKSESGIKEVEKGDVKTCTWLFETQTLDNIRDHSESETILKTCTVKQEDIQGKDVRLARFLFETENLENIVCEDSGSFRRVTEIDIQSGDVSRMKFIFENRSSDIMGSTSEETMQRLKTQQAEDIQRGDVVNCTWRFENQPIDAFHESTSEMREIRTVTDVQGGDVNKSRFIFETTLLDQIKDNSTESDISKLNSILRDEMEKGDVKNYTMMFETQPLYAIRDKEGHYHEVTTVTKEEIMRGDVVGARWLFETKPLDSIKDSEEVYLIKSVTEEGISKGDVTSARWRFETQPLDEITEEGKVLSKTVADVQGGDVKTNKQRFETDDMSQKFIRTVSVSEIQKGDVRSATWMFETRAIDEIHAEYDWMEKVTKEDVMKGDVKQSVWLFEKQPLDGFKESDGTEVVFKEEIPQGDVKTTTWLFETTPFHNFNESSVEKTEIIGKSIKDTLEELYTQKMLDSQGILIEADEIGDVRMAKYKLLNQEAPQIQKEDIIRGDLSNIMINLLNRREVTERGITIDMEERGNINSTVKQLLNQERGINFEKEEIIRGDIQEAMNNLLRNEGSSKSGILIQEDEKGDVRMTIYSLLNEGKRASTDKEDIIQGNVSKTLHRLLSNSGSEDSKKIKVGDTERGNVSFYSTCIESGALDYLKQLQCESDAVQEKVEKESIIGGDIVETKILLRKNQQQIGRTVAQDDIVPGDVHNTVKVFMMEPDVTYKNLEKQDIVKGDLSAALDSLTQAINKNVVIEKEEVVKGDIPLTLKSLEEAQHQAKEMEKPEVIKGDIRTALESLEKSAVTKTEATVEDLVPGDIKGTLKSLEEAKQAVKEVEKEEIIKGDIHTAMKSLHEASNEKKLYQHQVSEQGDVKATIQLLLEPLPSPRMQRRGSIEGDVKTSIKSLYDEHEMTELEREEVVKGDVQGTIKSLMQKKQYSNTKRLYPHKKVKAVENPSSGKQVELEFKSERAAVNSAPSVKNLTQSSDSQKHTQKHHESKSLKMQVISQEDHSAAVTKTENPSEEQKKKAPPPQKIQVPKPITVKSKQKNCVNLTDNKAADVIKEVQNTSQNNSSRVSSEVNTIKRVQTTVTENTVVHKQNVTVSEQVSTSQKQTEAKAVTQKQNIKSFKTDYHNPDTKGKGAIKKARPEIHFPPPPSSPPPPLESEIALPPPPSPVAECPTSPSSRPSIMRQDSDLLPPPPPPPLPMECIKSEAEFFPLPPPPQDFLPPPPCLQELSATPQPPPAKPVKPVSRPLFKVPKPPEAPKQPVQARPKWQKKQPDPPLSVEIASRQETTTTGQKEDVKVQAIKQDTTQHIIESTAVSQTKIPSIPVVKPVQTPNSELPKKVFVPPLKLPPPPDPSPAPKSRPYARKFKTPLMLAEERFRQQQQEKEEMDRSCVASPTSSPVNKHFSAATAEPPPTGTTEREMELTQIKTEETKSVSKVDSLIKDSPKKTIFKPSISVANKKLMADMDQKNVSTKHVSKNAIASTAQPTPKNVTISHSQHEATHSETQSCSSVVTSVKEHQQVIKKSSTRSTALTQSTVQDHVNIQSQAAVTDKTDEVKNISVPLKQEEKTIPSQPTKISKITPSFKVKTFKMPAKKKDKESVHSEQMEKRKIEVCAGQEQEKTATKILEVNKQPKNELTVQQEKRQMTPSMKEMEYQGKEGKEVMKETEVKLSPSVPVVMPKAAKTVSGLAHQAQGPVSFSLTQQSTKAQHIQRHEEVVVTESVMHQKQEAVQMHKQQTKQQAAEIRTQIKAGKSKIEPKVSLVKGAEKISHKEDTQVELTDIEKQSVLQKLLSKFKELEGTPSTLDSHAVKEIIIQVPDWVMASNEKKNLSEITKQQSKKKLKEMVIYVRNILQAKLSFLEKTLIVVEKEEKQELPAPPPVPPKPDKKVVSGVTAKISKISIGSSKTEKKVVKEKRSLQESKAHQDLSGGPDQRVASPLSRIRTPPPTFISIESRRVDSPLRVTPSPPPYRAFGTPPPPPRKSYTPTMSRATPSPTLSRSEKLIKLRDTTSMLARGITPSPELYEREGDRETPTERDAQRTVGVTEMGDSMMTVKDKKYFFEEAQRTEGSKMHNRKDPIDIPERLGPDTEEMSETVSIELLKEDLPKIDLSKLVNRFESPKPKVYSRKEPIVITERLGSDTEEVEAEPLIPRTEEFSTFNVKAIKDVFETGEHTSQAARELREQIERREPEPVHPVPAGHSETTVTEQFCNIDNFGNLTRETRSESRSEVHSQSSTRGNPPSYADVVRGMVPTVTVPPEASTEELLRNFQQSWAESQGVFQNLGFSVTEQRTSQILTHQQQTVVTGKTGCTA, encoded by the exons ctGCAGGCGGCGTCAGTAAACCCTGCCCAGGACGTCCTGAGGGGATCAAGGCTACGCTGAGCGCTGAGGAGCAGGAGGCCGAGCCGGTGTCTGTGAAAGAACGACTGGCCATGTACCAGGCTGCTGTGTCCAAGAAGGGAAGCGGCACTTCCGCCGCTTCCGCTGCG ATGATGGAGGACGCTGAGGCGTGTTCACTGCCTGGTGGTTTGGCCAGTGTGAAACGGCAGTTTGAGAACCAGGAATTAACCTCTTCATCTACACAGTCCAGCATCACCCAGTACCATTACCAGCAGAGATCAGTCCAG GAAATTTCAAGCAGCTCTGAGGTGACAGCGAAAAGCAGTGCCAGGGAGGTTATCCCCACTACAAACATCTCTCGACAGGAG GTTATCCATGATCAAAGAGTCCACCAGAACAATGTGGCTGCCAGTTATGGGAACCATTACAATGAACCAG TTATGCTTTTTGGTGGAGAAGACGTACCAAAGGTTTCAACTCAGGCTTTGAAGCAGCAGTATGAGAGAACGATTGAGGAAGCCGCACCAGCCAAGGAAATGAAG GTTGATGTGGATTTAAACCAGTTTCAGTGGGCACCAATTAATGAGTCCACAAAAACGTCAACAATGACCAGCTATGACTCGTGCTCCACTGTTAAAACTGCCACCGCTTCAACAATGGCTTATGAGGATCCTGATGATTTCCCTCCGCCGCCCCCAAATCTGTTACAAGAGAACCTCTCCCAGCAAAAAGCACCAGCCTCCCAAAACAAGTCAGCTGTCAACAGAGAACAGTACTTTAAGCACAAGAGTATGGCTGAACTCAAGCGTCTGTACAAGCATATACACCCAGAGCTACGCAAAAATCTTGAAGAGGACTTCTTGAGCCAGCTAACCGAAGAACAAAAGGCAGAATTAGAAAGAAAGGAAATTAAGAGTGAAGTCCAGCAGGCGTGCtacatgtttgaaaatgaaGGCAATGGCTCCAGTCAGTGTTCCAGCCCAGATGGTGAGTACGTAGAGTGGGACGAGATCCTCAAGGGTGAAGTACAATCAATGCGATGGATGTTCGAAAACAAGCCCTTGGACACCATCAAAGATGACACCCCGGAtgaaaatgagaataaaaatatTGGCCAGCAGGAGATCATCGCTGGTAAAGATGTCCAGTACACTGCCTGGATGTTTGAGACTCAGCCGATAGATGCTTTGGGGACAGAGACCACTGAAGTAACGGAGGAGTCGCAGGTGCAGAGCGATCTTGCAAAAGGTGATGTCCGCACTGCAACGTGGCTTTTTGAAACACAGCCTCTGGATTGTCTAAATAAAATCTATCTCGAGGACGAGCAAGAGACAGATGTGGTCACAGCCAAAGACATCACCGGTGGTGATGTCAAAACTGCCAGGTACCTTTTTGAGACCAAGCATCTTGATTCTTTTGGAAAGACAGAAACTATTGACGAAACTCACTTTTTGAACCTAAAATCTGAGCTGGAAGAGATTAAGGGAGACGTGAAAACGACTACTCGAATGTTTGAGACACAGCCTATGTGTGTGATTAGGGGGGATTCTGGAGAGATGCTTGAAATCACAACCATTCGCAGAGAAGAGACAGAAAAAGGGGACGTAAAGACTTCTCGGTGGATGTTTGAAACCCAGCCTTTGGACATGATCAGTAAAGATCCTGCAGAAGTAAAGCTCATATGTGGTATATCTATGGAGGACAACATCCTTGGTGGTGTGAACAAAGGAAGGTGGCTCTTTGAGACAAAGACACTGGATACTATTAAGGATGAAGAATGGGAGAGTTCCAGTCGGAAAGAAGTTGTAATCGGTGCTGATGTCAAAAGGCACTGCTTTGTGTTTGAGACGCAGCCAATGGATACCCTGAAAGACAACACCAATGCTCGACCTTTACCCTCCGAGGAGATTTTGGGAGGTGACGTTAGGTCAACTAAACACCTGTTCGAAACAGTACCGATGGAAAACCTCAAAGAGCTGCTTGAAGTTGGAAAACTGAAGAAGCTGGTTACATCGGAAGAAGAAAAGGGTGATGTGAGGCATCAAAAGTGGGTCTTTGAAAGCCAACCACTTGAGAATATAAGAGAGGAAATAAAAGAGTGTGCAAGAACTGTAAAAATTGAAGCGCTTGACAAGGGAGATGTGTCTAACTGTAAAGAAAGGTTTGAAAGTATGGATTTGAGCAAATGTGATGGGGCTCAGAAAATTCAGGTTGAGGGCGTCACAAGTGGTTCTGTCAATACCAACAAAGTTCTTTTTGAGTCTACGCCCATGTATGCAATGCAAGACAGTTCAGGCCATTACCATGAAGTGAGGACTGTGAGACGTGAGGAAATTGTGAAAGGAGATGTGCATAGCTGCAGATGGATGTTCGAAACACGTCCCATTGATCAGTTTGACGAAAGCATCAACAAGTTTCAGATCATAAAAGGAATATCCAAACAGGAGATTGAATCAGGGGATGTCAAAACGGCAAAGTGGTTATTTGAAACCCAACCACTCGACGGCATTAAATATTTCAGTGATTTGGAAGAGGAGGAAAGTAAAGTTAAGGCAGGTATTGAAATCGAAAAAGGGGACGTGAAGACATGCAGGTGGCTGTTTGAGACTCAGCCGATGGATGTTTTATATGAAAAGACTTTAAAGAGTGAGTCTGGCATTAAAGAAGTAGAAAAAGGTGATGTGAAAACGTGCACCTGGCTTTTTGAAACCCAGACTCTTGACAACATTCGGGATCATTCAGAGTCTGAGACCATTCTGAAAACTTGCACTGTGAAGCAGGAGGACATTCAAGGGAAAGATGTGCGACTGGCTCGCTTTCTGTTTGAGACTGAAAACCTGGAAAACATTGTATGTGAGGATAGTGGATCATTCAGGAGGGTGACCGAAATTGACATCCAGTCGGGCGATGTTTCCAGGATGAAGTTCATCTTTGAGAATAGGTCCTCTGACATCATGGGTTCCACTTCAGAGGAAACAATGCAAAGGCTAAAGACTCAACAGGCTGAGGACATCCAGAGGGGAGACGTAGTCAACTGTACTTGGAGGTTTGAGAACCAGCCAATCGATGCCTTCCACGAGAGTACATCAGAGATGAGAGAAATTCGAACTGTGACAGATGTTCAGGGAGGGGATGTTAACAAAAGCCGTTTCATTTTTGAAACTACCCTGCTAGATCAAATCAAAGACAACTCAACTGAAAGTGATATTTCAAAGCTCAACAGTATATTAAGAGATGAAATGGAAAAAGGGGATGTGAAAAACTACACAATGATGTTTGAAACTCAGCCACTGTATGCCATCCGTGACAAGGAGGGCCATTATCATGAAGTAACCACAGTTACGAAAGAAGAAATCATGAGAGGAGATGTGGTGGGGGCCCGATGGCTGTTTGAGACAAAGCCACTGGATTCAATAAAAGATTCTGAGGAGGTCTATTTAATTAAATCTGTAACTGAAGAGGGCATCAGCAAAGGTGATGTTACCTCTGCTAGATGGAGGTTTGAAACCCAACCTCTGGATGAAATCACAGAGGAAGGTAAAGTCCTGTCCAAGACAGTTGCTGATGTCCAAGGAGGAGATGTAAAGACAAACAAGCAGCGGTTTGAAACTGATGACATGTCTCAGAAGTTTATTCGGACAGTCAGCGTGAGTGAAATCCAAAAAGGTGATGTCAGATCAGCCACGTGGATGTTTGAAACTCGTGCTATCGATGAGATCCATGCAGAGTACGATTGGATGGAGAAAGTGACAAAAGAGGATGTCATGAAAGGTGATgttaaacagtcagtgtggttATTTGAGAAGCAGCCCCTCGACGGTTTTAAAGAGAGCGATGGCACAGAGGTTGTTTTTAAGGAGGAGATACCACAAGGTGACGTGAAGACGACAACGTGGCTTTTTGAAACCACTCCATTTCACAATTTTAACGAGAGCTCAGtggaaaaaactgaaataatagGTAAAAGCATCAAAGATACTCTTGAAGAACTATACACTCAAAAAATGTTGGACTCACAGGGTATTCTTATTGAGGCTGATGAGATTGGTGATGTTCGCATGGCCAAGTATAAACTCCTAAATCAGGAGGCTCCTCAAATCCAAAAAGAAGACATTATTCGAGGAGATCTGAGCAACATCATGATTAACCTTCTAAACCGCAGAGAGGTCACTGAGAGAGGCATTACTATTGACATGGAGGAACGAGGAAACATCAACAGCACAGTGAAGCAGCTTCTCAACCAGGAGAGGGGAATCaattttgaaaaagaagaaattatCCGTGGTGACATTCAAGAGGCTATGAACAACCTGCTGAGGAACGAAGGCTCATCTAAGAGTGGCATTCTGATTCAAGAAGATGAAAAAGGAGATGTGAGAATGACTATTTACTCCCTCTTGAATGAAGGCAAAAGAGCAAGCACTGACAAAGAGGATATCATACAAGGAAACGTCAGCAAAACTCTTCATCGTCTTCTCTCCAACTCAGGAAGTGAAGACTCAAAAAAGATAAAGGTCGGTGACACTGAAAGGGGCAACGTTAGTTTCTACTCAACGTGTATTGAATCAGGAGCGTTGGATTACCTTAAACAGCTCCAGTGTGAGTCTGATGCAGTCCAGGAGAAGGTGGAAAAGGAGAGCATCATTGGGGGTGATATTGTAGAGACTAAGATTCTTCTGCGGAAAAATCAGCAGCAGATTGGTCGTACGGTGGCACAGGATGATATTGTACCTGGAGATGTTCACAATACTGTTAAAGTGTTTATGATGGAACCCGATGTCACCTACAAAAATCTGGAGAAACAGGACATTGTGAAAGGTGATCTGAGTGCAGCCCTGGATTCACTGACCCAAGCTATCAATAAAAATGTAGTAATAGAGAAGGAAGAGGTGGTAAAAGGAGATATACCATTAACCCTTAAGTCTTTGGAGGAGGCCCAGCATCAGGCAAAAGAAATGGAAAAACCAGAGGTCATCAAAGGAGACATCAGAACTGCTCTTGAGTCCCTGGAGAAATCTGCAGTCACCAAAACTGAAGCAACTGTAGAAGATTTGGTTCCAGGTGACATTAAAGGTACCCTGAAATCTCTGGAGGAGGCAAAGCAAGCTGTGAAAGAAGTGGAAAAGGAGGAAATCATCAAAGGAGATATACACACAGCCATGAAAAGTTTACATGAGGCGTCAAATGAGAAAAAGCTGTATCAGCATCAAGTGAGTGAGCAGGGGGATGTGAAAGCCACAATTCAGCTTCTGCTAGAGCCTTTACCTTCCCCACGAATGCAGCGCAGAGGTAGTATTGAAGGAGATGTGAAAACCTCCATTAAGTCGCTGTATGATGAGCATGAGATGACGGAGCTGGAAAGAGAAGAAGTGGTGAAAGGAGATGTTCAAGGCACGATTAAAAGTCTAATGCAGAAGAAACAGTATTCAAACACTAAACGCTTGTATCCGCACAAGAAAGTGAAAGCAGTGGAAAATCCATCAAGTGGGAAACAAGTGGAGCTTGAATTTAAAAGTGAGAGAGCAGCAGTCAATTCAGCCCCCTCTGTGAAAAACCTCACTCAGAGCAGcgactcacagaaacacacacagaagcacCACGAGAGTAAATCATTGAAAATGCAGGTAATATCACAAGAAGATCACTCTGCTGCTGttaccaaaacagaaaacccaAGTGAAGAGCAGAAAAAGAAAGCACCACCGCCGCAGAAGATACAAGTACCAAAGCCTATTACAGTGAAGAGCAAACAGAAAAATTGTGTTAATCTAACAGATAACAaagctgctgatgtgataaaagaGGTGCAAAACACATCACAAAATAATTCCAGTAGAGTATCAAGTGAAGTGAATACCATTAAACGAGTGCAGACCACAGTGACAGAGAACACAGTTGTACACAAGCAAAATGTGACTGTTTCTGAGCAAGTGTCGACTtctcaaaaacaaacagaggCTAAAGCTGTCACGCAAAAACAGAACATAAAAAGCTTCAAGACTGATTACCATAACCCTGACACTAAGGGGAAAGGTGCGATCAAAAAGGCAAGGCCAGAGATTCACTTCCCTCCACCCCCTTCCTCACCACCTCCGCCCTTAGAGTCTGAAATCGCCCTCCCTCCGCCACCTTCCCCTGTGGCAGAATGTCCCACATCCCCATCATCACGGCCTTCAATAATGAGGCAAGACAGTGACCTTCtgccaccacctccaccacccCCACTCCCAATGGAGTGCATCAAATCAGAGGCTGAGTTTTTCCCCCTTCCACCGCCACCACAGGACTTTCTTCCTCCACCTCCCTGCCTACAGGAGCTCAGTGCCACACCTCAGCCTCCCCCTGCAAAACCAGTTAAGCCGGTGAGCAGGCCCCTGTTTAAAGTCCCCAAACCACCAGAGGCACCAAAGCAACCTGTGCAAGCCCGACCcaagtggcagaaaaaacaaCCAGATCCACCACTGTCAGTTGAGATAGCTTCTCGTCAAGAAACTACTACAACAGGTCAGAAAGAAGACGTCAAAGTTCAAGCCATAAAACAGGACACAACCCAACACATCATTGAATCCACAGCTGTTTCTCAGACCAAAATTCCAAGCATCCCAGTTGTGAAACCAGTGCAAACACCAAACTCAGAGCTGccaaaaaaagtatttgtcCCCCCTCTTAAATTGCCGCCACCTCCAGATCCTTCCCCAGCCCCAAAATCAAGACCTTACGCTCGCAAATTTAAAACTCCACTCATGCTGGCAGAGGAAAGGTTCCGCCAACAACAACAGGAGAAAGAGGAAATGGACAGAAGTTGTGTCGCAAGTCCCACTTCTTCACCAGTTAATAAGCACTTCTCTGCTGCTACAGCTGAACCTCCTCCTACAGGGACTACTGAGAGAGAAATGGAACTGACCCAAATAAAGACAGAAGAAACTAAGAGTGTATCTAAGGTGGACTCGTTAATAAAAGATTCGCCAAAGAAAACCATTTTTAAACCCTCAATCTCAGTCGCTAATAAGAAGCTGATGGCTGATATGGatcaaaaaaatgtttccacCAAGCATGTCTCCAAAAATGCCATTGCCTCAACAGCTCAACCTACTCCAAAAAATGTAACTATATCTCATTCTCAACACGAGGCCACACACAGTGAAACCCAGTCATGCTCTAGTGTGGTCACGTCTGTCAAGGAGCACCAGCAGGTTATTAAGAAATCCAGCACCAGATCCACCGCTCTTACACAAAGCACTGTCCAGGATCATGTAAACATTCAAAGTCAAGCCGCAGTCACAGATAAAACAGATGAGGTAAAGAATATCAGTGTGCCTCTGAAACAAGAAGAGAAAACAATTCCTTCTCAACccacaaaaatatccaaaattacTCCAAGTTTTAAGGTGAAAACCTTCAAGATGCCAGCCAAGAAGAAAGACAAAGAAAGTGTCCATTCGGAGCagatggaaaaaaggaaaattgaaGTATGTGCAGGGCAAGAGCAGGAAAAAACTGCCACAAAGATTTTGGAAGTGAATAAGCAGCCAAAGAATGAACTAACTGTACAGCAGGAGAAACGTCAGATGACACCATCAATGAAAGAAATGGAGTATCAAGGGAAGGAGGGAAAGGAGGTGATGAAAGAGACTGAGGTTAAGCTGTCACCATCAGTTCCTGTTGTTATGCCTAAGGCGGCTAAGACCGTGTCTGGGTTGGCTCATCAAGCACAAGGTCCTGTATCTTTCTCCCTCACTCAGCAGAGCACAAAGGCACAGCACATTCAAAGACATGAAGAAGTGGTGGTCACCGAGAGTGTGATGCATCAGAAACAAGAGGCTGTCCAGATGCACAAACAGCAAACAAAGCAGCAAGCAGCCGAGATTAGGACTCAGATCAAGGCAGGGAAGTCCAAAATAGAGCCAAAAGTCTCACTGGTGAAAGGCGCTGAGAAAATATCCCACAAAGAGGATACCCAAGTGGAGCTCACAGATATAGAAAAACAAAGTGTCCTGCAAAAACTGCTGTCCAAATTTAAAGAACTGGAGGGTACACCAAGCACATTAGACTCTCATGCTGTGAAGGAGATTATAATTCAAGTTCCTGACTGGGTAATGGCCTCcaatgaaaaaaagaatttaagtgagattacaaaacaacaaagcaagaaaaaattaaaagagaTGGTGATCTATGTTCGAAATATTCTTCAAGCCAAGCTCAGCTTTTTAGAAAAAACCTTAATTGTCGtggagaaagaagaaaaacaagagcTACCAGCACCACCACCCGTACCCCCCAAACCAGACAAGAAAGTCGTCAGTGGAGTAACTGCAAAGATATCAAAGATTAGCATCGGCTCGAGCAAAACTGAAAAGAAAGTAGTGAAGGAGAAAAGGTCTCTGCAGGAGAGTAAGGCACATCAAGACCTGAGTGGAGGACCTGATCAGAGAGTGGCCTCTCCTTTGTCACGCATCCGCACACCACCCCCTACTTTCATCAGCATCGAATCAAGGAGAGTAGACTCGCCACTTAGGGTCACCCCTTCTCCTCCCCCCTATAGGGCATTTGGTACACCGCCTCCGCCCCCTCGCAAATCCTACACACCCACTATGAGTAGGGCCACCCCTTCACCCACCCTTTCCCGTTCAGAGAAGCTGATAAAGCTACGTGACACCACCTCAATGCTTGCTCGTGGAATCACTCCGTCACCAGAGCTTTACGAACGAGAAGGTGACAGGGAGACTCCCACAGAAAGGGATGCACAGCGAACGGTTGGCGTAACGGAAATGGGGGactccatgatgacagtgaaggacaaaaagtatttttttgagGAGGCGCAGAGAACTGAGGGAAGCAAAATGCACAACCGAAAAGATCCAATCGATATCCCTGAACGTTTGGGACCCGATACTGAGGAGATGTCAGAAACTGTATCAATTGAGCTTTTGAAAGAAGACCTCCCAAAAATAGATTTATCCAAACTTGTAAACCGATTTGAATCCCCAAAACCAAAGGTTTACTCTAGAAAGGAACCGATTGTGATCACAGAGAGGCTCGGGAGTGACACGGAGGAAGTTGAGGCAGAGCCACTAATACCAAGAACTGAGGAATTCTCGACTTTTAATGTTAAAGCAATTAAGGATGTGTTCGAGACAGGAGAGCACACTTCTCAAGCCGCCCGAGAGCTGAGAGAGCAGATAGAAAGAAGAGAACCTGAACCAGTCCACCCAGTGCCAGCAGGTCACTCCGAAACAACAGTAACTGAGCAATTTTGCAACATTGACAACTTCGGAAACCTCACAAGAGAGACGAGGAGCGAGTCGAGGAGTGAGGTGCACTCACAGAGCTCCACCAGGGGTAACCCGCCTTCATACGCAGATGTGGTGAGAGGCATGGTTCCCACCGTCACTGTTCCTCCTGAGGCCTCCACCGAAGAGCTGCTGAGAAACTTTCAGCAGTCGTGGGCCGAGAGTCAGGGAGTTTTCCAGAACCTAGGTTTCAGTGTGACGGAGCAGAGGACCTCACAGATCTTGACTCATCAACAACAGACTGTTGTGACGGGTAAAACTGGTTGTACCGCATGA